One genomic segment of Pseudomonas fortuita includes these proteins:
- the dmpG gene encoding 4-hydroxy-2-oxovalerate aldolase — translation MDLHGKSITVHDMCLRDGMHPKRHQITLQQMKDIACGLDAAGVPLIEVTHGDGLGGSSLNYGFPAHSDEAYLSAVIPLMKNAKVSALLLPGIGTVDHLQMAYELGVSTIRVATHCTEADVSEQHLGAARKLGMDSVGFLMMAHMNSPQGLATQGKLMESYGANCIYITDSAGYLLPHDVSARVAALRAALKPETEIGFHGHHNLSMGVSNSIAAIAAGATRIDAACAGLGAGAGNTPMEVLVAVCDRMGIETGVSVFGIQDVAEDLVVPIMDFPIRSDRDALTMGYAGVYGSFLLFAKRAEKKYGVPAREILVEMGRRGMVGGQEDMIEDTAMTLAKQRQASA, via the coding sequence ATGGACCTTCACGGCAAATCCATCACCGTCCACGACATGTGCCTGCGTGACGGCATGCACCCCAAACGCCACCAGATCACCCTGCAGCAAATGAAAGACATTGCCTGTGGCCTCGACGCCGCCGGTGTGCCGTTGATCGAGGTGACCCATGGCGATGGCCTGGGTGGCAGTTCGTTGAACTATGGTTTTCCGGCGCACAGCGACGAGGCGTATTTGTCGGCGGTCATCCCGCTGATGAAAAACGCCAAGGTCTCCGCACTGCTGCTACCGGGCATCGGCACGGTCGATCACCTGCAGATGGCCTACGAACTGGGCGTCAGCACGATTCGCGTCGCCACTCACTGCACGGAAGCAGACGTGTCCGAACAGCACCTTGGCGCGGCCCGCAAGCTGGGCATGGACAGCGTCGGGTTCCTGATGATGGCCCATATGAACAGCCCGCAAGGCCTGGCCACCCAGGGCAAGCTGATGGAGAGCTACGGGGCCAATTGCATCTACATCACCGACTCGGCCGGCTACCTGCTGCCCCACGACGTCAGCGCGCGGGTCGCGGCGCTGCGTGCAGCGCTCAAGCCCGAGACTGAAATCGGCTTCCATGGCCATCACAACCTGTCGATGGGCGTATCCAACTCGATCGCGGCCATTGCCGCTGGCGCCACCCGTATCGATGCCGCGTGCGCAGGCTTGGGCGCGGGTGCTGGCAATACCCCCATGGAAGTGCTGGTGGCCGTCTGCGACCGCATGGGCATTGAAACTGGCGTGAGTGTGTTTGGTATCCAGGACGTTGCCGAGGACCTGGTGGTGCCGATCATGGACTTCCCGATCCGCAGCGATCGCGATGCCCTGACCATGGGCTATGCGGGTGTCTACGGCTCGTTCCTGCTGTTTGCCAAGCGCGCTGAAAAAAAGTACGGCGTCCCGGCGCGGGAAATTCTTGTCGAAATGGGCCGGCGCGGCATGGTCGGCGGCCAGGAAGACATGATCGAAGACACCGCGATGACCCTGGCCAAGCAACGCCAAGCCAGCGCCTGA
- a CDS encoding acetaldehyde dehydrogenase (acetylating), translated as MSKKIKCALIGPGNIGTDLLYKLKRSEVLEPVWMVGIDATSEGLARAAALGLKTTSEGVDGLLPHVMEDGIQIAFDATSAYVHAENSRKLNALGVLMIDLTPAAIGPYCVPPVNLKHNLGLGAMNVNMVTCGGQATIPLVAAVSSVQPVAYAEIIATAASKSVGPGTRKNIDEFTRTTAAAVEQVGGAKKGKAIIIVNPAEPPLIMRDTVHCLTETEPDQAAITAAIADMIKQVQRYVPGYKLVNGPVFDGNRVSIFMEVEGLGDYLPKYAGNLDIMTAAAARTAEMFAEAMLKGELTLRASSPQPAIA; from the coding sequence ATGAGTAAAAAGATAAAATGCGCCCTCATCGGGCCCGGCAACATCGGTACCGACCTGCTGTACAAGCTCAAGCGCAGTGAAGTACTGGAGCCCGTCTGGATGGTGGGTATCGACGCCACCTCCGAAGGCCTGGCCCGCGCCGCCGCGCTGGGCCTGAAGACCACCAGCGAGGGCGTCGACGGCCTGCTACCGCATGTAATGGAAGACGGCATCCAGATCGCCTTCGATGCTACCTCCGCGTATGTGCATGCCGAAAACAGCCGCAAGCTCAATGCCTTGGGTGTGCTGATGATCGACCTGACGCCAGCAGCCATCGGCCCCTACTGCGTGCCACCGGTCAATCTCAAGCACAACCTAGGCCTGGGCGCGATGAACGTCAACATGGTGACCTGTGGCGGCCAGGCGACCATCCCGCTGGTGGCCGCGGTGTCCAGCGTGCAGCCGGTGGCCTATGCCGAGATCATTGCCACGGCGGCCTCGAAATCGGTCGGCCCAGGCACACGCAAGAACATCGATGAATTCACCCGTACCACCGCTGCGGCCGTGGAACAGGTTGGCGGCGCAAAAAAGGGCAAGGCAATCATTATCGTCAACCCCGCCGAGCCGCCGCTGATCATGCGTGACACCGTGCACTGCCTGACCGAAACCGAGCCTGACCAGGCAGCCATCACCGCCGCGATTGCCGACATGATCAAGCAAGTCCAGCGCTATGTGCCCGGCTACAAGCTGGTCAACGGCCCGGTGTTCGACGGTAACCGGGTGTCGATTTTCATGGAAGTCGAAGGCCTGGGCGACTATCTGCCCAAATATGCCGGCAACCTCGACATCATGACCGCCGCCGCCGCGCGCACCGCCGAGATGTTTGCCGAAGCGATGCTCAAAGGCGAGCTGACCCTGCGTGCCAGCAGCCCACAACCTGCCATCGCCTAA
- a CDS encoding fumarylacetoacetate hydrolase family protein, producing MDAQLIETLGDELFHALNARQSLPPLTQRYPAISLDDAYQISRRFLARREAVGEQVIGKKIGVTSRAVQEMLDVHQPDFGFLTDRMQVADGSDISFAAHHLVQPRAEGEIAFVLGEDLQGTDITANDVLAASEWVMPCFEIVDSRIENWQIRIQDTVADNASCGVFALGQQRVDPRELDLAEVQLHLFKNGLPVGSGLGSAVQGHPCAAVAWLANTLGRLGIPFRKGEIILSGALAPLVPVAPGDFVSLSLSGMGEMHLNFVP from the coding sequence ATGGATGCGCAACTGATTGAAACACTGGGCGACGAGCTGTTCCATGCCCTGAACGCACGCCAGAGCCTGCCCCCGCTGACCCAACGTTACCCGGCCATCAGCCTTGACGACGCCTACCAGATCTCCCGGCGATTTCTGGCGCGTCGCGAAGCGGTGGGCGAGCAAGTGATCGGCAAGAAAATCGGGGTGACCAGCCGCGCCGTGCAAGAAATGCTCGATGTGCATCAGCCCGATTTTGGTTTTCTAACCGACCGTATGCAGGTTGCCGATGGCAGCGACATCAGCTTTGCTGCCCACCATCTTGTGCAGCCACGGGCCGAAGGCGAGATTGCCTTTGTACTGGGCGAAGACCTGCAAGGTACCGATATCACCGCCAACGATGTGCTGGCGGCCAGCGAGTGGGTTATGCCGTGCTTCGAAATTGTCGACTCGCGTATCGAGAACTGGCAGATCCGCATTCAGGACACCGTTGCCGACAACGCTTCATGCGGTGTTTTCGCCCTGGGCCAGCAGCGCGTCGATCCGCGTGAACTGGACCTGGCCGAGGTCCAGTTGCACCTGTTCAAAAACGGCCTGCCGGTGGGCAGCGGCCTGGGCTCGGCGGTGCAAGGCCACCCCTGCGCCGCCGTGGCCTGGCTGGCCAACACCCTGGGCCGACTGGGCATCCCGTTTCGCAAGGGCGAAATCATTCTGTCCGGTGCCCTTGCGCCACTGGTACCGGTCGCACCGGGTGACTTCGTCAGCCTGTCGCTGAGCGGCATGGGCGAGATGCACCTGAACTTCGTGCCCTGA
- a CDS encoding glucose 1-dehydrogenase: MSILQRFNLTGSVAIVTGSGRGIGRAIALAYADAGADVVCSARSLADVEAVAEEVRSRGRRALALSCDVTDSEQRCALVANAAEQLGRITHLVNNAGGGGPNDPLKMSPQDFEQVLSFNVSAAYALSQLCVPLMRDAGGGNIINITSVAARYAQRHFSAYGTAKAALTHLTRLLAQEFAPQIRVNAVAPGPILTDALAGVMPDAMRKTMESNTPLKCLGQPEDIAAAALYLASPASAWVTGKIIDVDGGADSSVWPG; the protein is encoded by the coding sequence ATGAGCATTCTGCAACGCTTCAACCTCACTGGCAGTGTCGCCATTGTCACCGGCAGCGGCCGCGGCATCGGTCGCGCCATTGCCTTGGCCTACGCCGATGCTGGCGCTGATGTAGTCTGCAGCGCCCGTTCGCTGGCAGATGTCGAGGCCGTCGCCGAAGAGGTACGCAGCCGAGGGCGGCGCGCCCTGGCCCTGAGCTGCGATGTCACCGACAGCGAACAGCGCTGCGCCTTGGTCGCCAACGCCGCCGAACAGCTGGGGCGCATCACCCATCTGGTCAACAATGCCGGGGGCGGCGGCCCCAATGACCCGCTGAAGATGAGCCCGCAAGACTTCGAGCAGGTGTTGAGCTTCAACGTCAGCGCCGCCTATGCCCTTTCACAGCTCTGCGTACCCCTGATGCGCGACGCCGGGGGCGGCAACATCATCAACATTACCTCGGTCGCCGCCCGTTATGCCCAGCGCCATTTCAGCGCCTATGGCACCGCCAAGGCTGCCCTGACTCACCTGACGCGCCTGCTGGCACAAGAGTTTGCGCCGCAGATCCGGGTCAATGCGGTGGCGCCAGGGCCAATCCTGACCGACGCCCTGGCCGGGGTCATGCCCGATGCCATGCGCAAAACGATGGAAAGCAACACCCCGCTCAAATGCCTGGGGCAACCAGAGGACATCGCCGCCGCGGCCCTTTACCTGGCAAGCCCCGCCTCGGCCTGGGTCACCGGCAAGATCATCGATGTCGATGGCGGCGCCGATTCCAGTGTCTGGCCGGGTTGA
- a CDS encoding flavin reductase, with amino-acid sequence MATPACFDPQAFRAALGTFTTGVTIITTKAEDGSPVGITANSFNSVSLNPPLVLWSLSKNARSLPVFSGGRHWNVHVLSTEQETLSGRFARQGEDKFSEIQLDTGISEAPLLQDCTARFQCRTAFQYEGGDHVIFVGEVLAFDHSDRAPLAFQSGQYALAMRKPRNELRLATTPPPPECSYTEDLLGYLLGRSHYQMLFALRRLLKNQQLDEHAFFILSTLCIRDNLTLDEINAFVGYTGHVVSATSMRFLERQNLVARELDNEQVRYVLTADGREASLQEVALAKAVEEDIAARLGAGDSQALKVLLKRLIATSDPGLPDLWAPR; translated from the coding sequence ATGGCAACGCCCGCCTGTTTCGACCCTCAAGCGTTTCGCGCCGCGCTCGGCACCTTTACCACGGGAGTGACCATCATCACTACCAAGGCCGAAGACGGCTCGCCCGTTGGCATCACGGCCAACAGCTTCAACTCGGTCTCGCTCAACCCACCTCTGGTGCTCTGGAGTCTGTCCAAGAATGCCCGCAGTCTGCCGGTGTTCAGCGGTGGTCGCCACTGGAACGTGCACGTTTTGTCGACGGAGCAGGAAACGCTGTCCGGCCGCTTTGCCCGCCAGGGTGAAGACAAGTTCTCCGAAATCCAGCTCGACACAGGTATCAGCGAGGCACCGCTGCTGCAAGACTGTACGGCGCGCTTCCAATGCCGCACAGCCTTCCAGTATGAAGGCGGCGACCATGTCATCTTCGTCGGCGAAGTGCTCGCTTTCGACCATAGCGACCGCGCGCCCCTGGCCTTCCAGAGTGGCCAGTACGCTCTGGCGATGCGCAAGCCGCGCAACGAACTGCGCCTGGCAACTACCCCGCCACCGCCCGAGTGCAGTTACACCGAAGACTTGCTCGGCTACCTGCTCGGGCGCTCGCACTACCAGATGCTGTTTGCACTGCGCCGCCTGCTGAAGAACCAGCAGCTCGATGAACACGCGTTCTTCATTCTCTCCACCCTGTGCATTCGGGACAACCTGACCCTGGACGAGATCAACGCCTTCGTCGGCTACACCGGCCATGTGGTCAGCGCCACCAGCATGCGCTTCCTGGAACGCCAGAACCTGGTCGCCCGTGAGCTTGATAATGAGCAGGTCCGCTATGTGCTCACAGCCGACGGGCGGGAGGCTTCGCTGCAGGAGGTGGCCCTGGCCAAAGCCGTCGAGGAGGATATCGCTGCCCGTCTTGGCGCCGGTGATAGCCAGGCACTCAAGGTGTTGCTCAAGCGCCTGATCGCCACCTCCGACCCGGGCTTGCCGGACCTGTGGGCGCCGCGCTAA
- a CDS encoding aldehyde dehydrogenase family protein, producing the protein MSCANSSVDMLSALLREQKAAFNAQGAVTAVARRARIQRVIDMLVAHHEALAEAMDADFGGRPQGFSLMNDVLGSLGSLKHARDHLEGWMQDEPRPVFSPYDQLGAEAWVMYQPKGTVGILGTWNAPLYTLLSPLGSALAAGNRAILKPSEVVPRTAALVAKLFAEAFDPLEVAVVTGGADLAQAFTAQPFDHLVFTGSTAVARSVMRNAAEHLVPLTLELGGKSPVIVARSADLGTAAFRIALSKTTNSGQVCINPDLVYVPREQLETFLEAFASAYRQFIPEVSDNPDVVAVVNAQHLSRVENLVQQALQAGARVVSLPYAQAADEQNRRRPLQLVIDPPQGSLILHEEIFGPAMVVLPFDEVDQVIAQINARPRPLALYYFGSDAKEQRQVLEHTLSGGVTLNDVMMHAALHDAPFGGVGGSGMGHYHGREGFIEFSHLRTVLKAPEHDPRGEWGLLPPYSEHFLAAMKAQITPD; encoded by the coding sequence ATGAGTTGTGCAAATTCTTCCGTCGACATGCTGTCGGCCTTGCTGCGTGAACAAAAGGCTGCGTTCAACGCTCAAGGGGCTGTCACTGCCGTGGCCCGCCGCGCGCGGATCCAGCGGGTGATCGACATGCTGGTGGCGCACCACGAAGCGCTGGCCGAGGCGATGGATGCGGACTTTGGCGGCCGGCCCCAGGGTTTTTCGTTGATGAATGATGTGCTGGGTTCGCTCGGGTCCCTCAAGCACGCGCGCGACCACCTCGAAGGATGGATGCAGGATGAGCCGCGGCCCGTCTTCAGCCCTTACGATCAGCTGGGCGCCGAGGCCTGGGTGATGTATCAGCCCAAGGGTACGGTGGGCATTCTGGGCACCTGGAACGCCCCCCTGTATACCTTGCTCAGCCCCCTGGGTTCGGCGTTGGCGGCGGGTAACCGGGCGATCCTCAAGCCTTCGGAGGTGGTGCCACGTACTGCTGCGCTGGTGGCGAAGCTGTTTGCCGAGGCGTTCGATCCGCTCGAAGTGGCTGTGGTCACCGGTGGCGCGGACCTGGCCCAGGCCTTCACCGCACAGCCGTTCGACCACCTGGTGTTTACCGGCAGTACCGCGGTGGCCAGGTCCGTGATGCGTAACGCGGCCGAACACCTGGTGCCGTTGACGCTGGAACTGGGCGGAAAGTCGCCGGTCATCGTCGCCCGCAGCGCCGACCTGGGCACCGCAGCGTTTCGTATTGCGCTTTCCAAGACCACCAACAGTGGCCAGGTCTGCATCAACCCGGACCTGGTCTACGTGCCACGCGAGCAGCTGGAAACCTTTCTTGAGGCCTTTGCCAGCGCTTACCGCCAGTTCATCCCTGAGGTGAGCGACAACCCGGACGTGGTCGCGGTGGTCAATGCCCAACACCTGTCCCGTGTTGAAAACCTGGTTCAGCAGGCGCTTCAAGCCGGTGCCCGGGTAGTGAGCCTGCCCTACGCGCAAGCGGCTGATGAGCAAAACCGCCGCCGACCGCTGCAACTGGTGATCGACCCGCCGCAAGGCAGCCTGATTCTGCATGAAGAAATCTTCGGCCCGGCAATGGTGGTTCTGCCTTTTGATGAGGTTGATCAGGTCATCGCTCAGATCAACGCCCGCCCGCGGCCTTTGGCCCTTTACTACTTTGGCAGCGACGCCAAGGAGCAGCGCCAGGTGCTGGAGCACACATTGTCCGGCGGTGTCACCCTCAACGATGTGATGATGCATGCCGCCTTGCATGATGCCCCGTTCGGTGGGGTTGGCGGGTCAGGCATGGGCCACTACCACGGTCGCGAAGGCTTTATCGAGTTCAGCCACCTGCGCACAGTACTCAAGGCGCCCGAGCATGATCCGCGCGGTGAATGGGGCCTGCTACCGCCTTACAGCGAACACTTCCTGGCCGCGATGAAAGCGCAGATCACCCCGGACTGA
- a CDS encoding amidase, translated as MEKNALPLADTLAPAGADAADGWPRRQVLKAGAVALGVGLLGRFADARAAGGLSASDYLGLDAWAMAKGLQAGHFSAEDLLGAAFARCDLVNPKINAVNMRHDDYARALLAARQKAGTLTQGSLAGVPILLKDLNTYLQGTTTSNGSRLFKDAPPSSVTSTLIRRYEAAGAVPFGKATSPEFGLTTTTESLAWGQTRNPWNLALSSGGSSGGSAAAVAAGIVPVAHATDGGGSIRIPASYCGLVGLKPTRYRTPSGPARLEGSFGASVANMVSHSVRDTALFLDAGQGHEPGSPYWSSPLVRPYVEELGRDPGRLRVALVRESLTGAPLDPAIAKVLEDTIKQLLGLGHEVEELRLPIQAQQLFGAHGVAIGNSLLVTVNDREKALGRALGPQDLESITFGVLERAAKATGEGVVRARHAFEDISMAMEQQFERFDVILSPVTASLTPALGELSLNQPYESYARKAMGSAAFTVLANVSGQPAISLPLGMSDSGLPVGMMFTARLGGEDVLLRLASQLEQDRPWAARRAAI; from the coding sequence ATGGAAAAAAACGCATTGCCACTGGCCGACACGCTTGCCCCAGCGGGTGCCGACGCCGCTGACGGATGGCCGCGCCGGCAGGTGCTCAAGGCCGGCGCGGTGGCGCTGGGCGTCGGGCTACTGGGGCGCTTTGCCGATGCCCGGGCCGCAGGCGGCTTGTCGGCCAGCGATTACCTGGGCCTGGATGCCTGGGCCATGGCCAAGGGCTTGCAGGCCGGCCACTTCAGTGCCGAAGACTTGCTCGGCGCAGCATTCGCCCGTTGTGACCTGGTCAACCCGAAGATCAACGCAGTCAACATGCGCCATGACGATTATGCCCGCGCGTTGCTGGCGGCCAGGCAGAAGGCCGGCACCCTGACCCAGGGCTCGCTGGCGGGCGTGCCGATCCTGCTCAAGGACCTCAACACCTACTTGCAGGGCACGACCACCAGCAACGGCAGCCGGCTGTTCAAGGACGCGCCCCCTTCGAGCGTTACCAGCACCTTGATCCGCCGTTATGAAGCCGCCGGGGCAGTGCCTTTTGGTAAAGCCACCAGCCCGGAGTTCGGCCTGACCACCACCACCGAGTCGTTGGCATGGGGGCAGACCCGCAACCCCTGGAATCTGGCGTTGAGCTCGGGTGGTTCGTCCGGTGGTTCCGCCGCGGCGGTTGCCGCCGGTATCGTCCCGGTCGCCCATGCCACCGACGGTGGCGGCTCGATCCGGATCCCGGCGTCCTACTGCGGGCTGGTCGGCCTCAAGCCGACACGCTACCGCACGCCGAGCGGGCCGGCCCGCCTGGAAGGCTCGTTTGGCGCCAGTGTCGCCAACATGGTCTCGCACAGCGTGCGCGATACCGCGTTGTTTCTTGATGCCGGTCAGGGTCACGAACCAGGGAGCCCGTACTGGAGCTCACCGCTGGTACGTCCCTACGTCGAGGAGCTGGGCCGTGACCCGGGCCGTTTACGGGTTGCACTGGTGCGGGAATCGCTGACCGGGGCACCGCTGGACCCGGCGATTGCCAAGGTTCTGGAGGACACCATCAAGCAACTGCTGGGCCTTGGCCACGAAGTGGAAGAACTGCGCTTGCCGATTCAGGCCCAGCAGCTGTTCGGCGCCCACGGCGTTGCCATCGGCAACTCCTTGCTGGTCACGGTCAATGACCGGGAGAAAGCCCTGGGCCGCGCGTTGGGGCCGCAGGATCTGGAAAGCATCACCTTTGGTGTGCTGGAGCGTGCAGCGAAAGCCACGGGTGAGGGGGTAGTGCGTGCCCGGCATGCGTTCGAAGACATCAGCATGGCCATGGAACAGCAGTTCGAGCGCTTTGATGTGATCCTTTCGCCGGTCACCGCCAGCCTGACGCCGGCCCTGGGCGAGCTCTCGCTCAACCAGCCTTACGAAAGTTACGCCCGCAAGGCCATGGGCAGTGCCGCGTTTACCGTGCTGGCCAACGTCAGCGGCCAGCCGGCTATTTCCTTGCCGTTGGGCATGAGTGACAGCGGCCTGCCAGTGGGCATGATGTTCACCGCTCGCCTGGGCGGGGAAGACGTGCTGCTGCGCCTGGCCTCGCAGCTGGAGCAGGACCGCCCGTGGGCCGCCAGGCGCGCCGCGATCTGA
- a CDS encoding acyl-CoA dehydrogenase family protein — protein MDSMRVRTPEEIELLEHARRLVPALKSRTARADREFRVPDETIFELQQAGLLRALQPRAFGGYEVDPRTFFEIQMILAEGCMSTAWIYGVMGVHPWQLARYPIEAQRDVWGQDHTTLISSTYMPVAKVTVVEGGYRISGRWGFSSGSEHCQWCFLGGVLPADGDRAAEHGTFLIPRSDYRIEHNWDVLGLRGTGSHDIVVEDAFVPAHRVQRTNNCTLDATPGRLVNTNPIYAIPFAQVFTRAVSSSAIGALQGAINEFRANAAAHIGKHGMKTADDPVAQTTVAEATIIVDSLRLVLERNYAHLMALAEAGEYPDVETRLLYRYQSSYVTNICAEKVNELLRCMAASGLYNTNPVARLFRDLHQARGHIANNYMAFSRSLGAVQLGLPNPDPYV, from the coding sequence ATGGACAGCATGCGAGTAAGAACGCCGGAAGAAATCGAACTGCTTGAACACGCCCGGCGCCTGGTGCCCGCCCTCAAAAGCCGCACCGCGCGCGCTGACCGCGAGTTCCGGGTACCGGACGAAACCATCTTCGAATTGCAACAGGCCGGCTTGTTGCGGGCCTTGCAACCACGTGCGTTTGGCGGCTACGAGGTCGATCCGCGGACGTTTTTCGAAATCCAGATGATCCTCGCCGAGGGCTGCATGTCCACAGCGTGGATTTATGGCGTGATGGGCGTACACCCCTGGCAGCTGGCGCGCTACCCGATCGAGGCCCAGCGCGATGTATGGGGCCAGGACCATACCACCCTGATCTCGTCCACCTACATGCCCGTGGCCAAGGTAACCGTGGTCGAAGGCGGTTATCGCATCAGTGGTCGCTGGGGCTTTTCCAGCGGCAGCGAACACTGCCAATGGTGCTTCCTTGGCGGGGTGCTGCCCGCCGATGGCGACCGTGCAGCGGAGCACGGCACCTTCCTGATCCCGCGCAGCGACTACCGTATCGAGCACAACTGGGACGTGCTGGGCCTGCGCGGCACCGGCAGCCACGACATTGTGGTCGAAGATGCCTTCGTGCCGGCACACCGCGTGCAACGCACCAATAACTGCACGCTGGACGCGACGCCAGGACGCCTGGTGAACACCAATCCGATTTATGCCATTCCTTTCGCCCAGGTGTTCACGCGCGCTGTGTCCTCATCGGCCATCGGTGCCTTGCAGGGGGCGATCAACGAATTTCGTGCCAATGCCGCTGCGCACATCGGCAAGCACGGCATGAAAACCGCCGATGACCCGGTGGCGCAAACCACCGTTGCCGAGGCGACGATCATCGTCGACAGCCTGCGGCTGGTACTGGAGCGGAACTACGCGCACCTGATGGCGCTGGCCGAAGCGGGTGAGTACCCGGATGTGGAAACCCGTCTGCTGTACCGCTACCAATCCTCCTATGTCACCAATATCTGCGCCGAGAAGGTCAACGAACTGCTGCGCTGCATGGCCGCTTCCGGGCTTTATAACACCAACCCCGTGGCGCGCCTGTTCCGCGACCTGCACCAGGCACGTGGGCATATCGCCAACAACTACATGGCCTTCAGCCGCAGCCTTGGCGCCGTGCAACTGGGCCTGCCCAACCCTGATCCTTACGTATGA
- a CDS encoding FAD-dependent oxidoreductase — translation MTAKAQPVSHYDVIVVGSGAGAMTSALFAAEQGLSVLVVEKSDKFGGTSAISGGGIWIPNNHYFAAKGGGDSVELALQYLKAATGEHGDDKRLRAYVKHAPQMIRALVDNSHVRYAVAAKYPDYYPQLPGSLAGGRTLDPELFDTSLLGDELANLRTPSPSTLLMGRIAWTARHAHKAMSRSFGWRLLILGLMLRYKLDFKWRRKSRRDRRAALGSALVASLRRSLMDRNIPLWLNTDFQNLITDNGRVIGMQVCRDGQTLQLHARHAVIFGSGGFEQNQALRERYLPQPTLRDWSATPPGNNTGAALQAGIELGAATALMDWAWWAPTITVPGEEKPRGIFAERAFPGAIVVNSLGRRFVNEAAPYLEFVDAMYRDNQHTGGKSIPSWVIFDGHFRFNYAMGPLMPAQVMPDSRLRKEWLNTLYFKADSLAALAAQIGVDRAGLEQTVQKMNAYARSGVDADFGRGGNVFDRYYGDSNVKPNPCLAPLSKGPYYAMRLDAGDIGTKGGLLTNEHAQVVSQDGEVIPGLYAIGNCSASVMGTSYPGAGGTLGPAMTFGYIAAYHIAANR, via the coding sequence ATGACAGCTAAAGCTCAGCCTGTTTCACACTACGACGTGATCGTCGTCGGCTCCGGTGCCGGTGCGATGACCTCGGCGCTGTTTGCTGCCGAGCAGGGTCTATCGGTACTGGTTGTCGAGAAAAGCGACAAGTTCGGCGGTACGTCGGCGATCTCCGGCGGCGGCATCTGGATTCCCAATAACCACTACTTTGCCGCCAAAGGCGGTGGCGACAGTGTGGAGCTGGCCCTGCAGTACCTCAAAGCTGCCACCGGTGAGCATGGCGATGACAAGCGCTTGCGTGCCTACGTCAAGCACGCGCCGCAAATGATCCGGGCCCTGGTGGACAACAGCCATGTGCGTTACGCCGTGGCGGCGAAGTACCCGGACTACTATCCGCAACTGCCAGGCTCGCTGGCCGGGGGGCGCACCCTCGACCCGGAACTGTTCGATACCAGCCTGCTCGGTGATGAACTGGCCAACCTGCGCACACCGTCACCCTCGACACTGCTGATGGGGCGCATCGCCTGGACCGCCCGGCACGCGCACAAGGCCATGTCGCGCTCCTTTGGCTGGCGCCTGCTGATTCTCGGCCTGATGCTGCGCTACAAGCTCGACTTCAAATGGCGCCGCAAAAGCCGGCGCGACCGCCGCGCGGCCTTGGGCAGTGCGCTGGTTGCGTCGCTACGCCGCTCGTTGATGGACCGCAACATCCCACTGTGGTTGAACACCGACTTTCAGAACCTGATCACCGATAACGGCCGGGTCATTGGCATGCAGGTTTGTCGTGACGGGCAGACGCTGCAGCTGCATGCCCGCCATGCGGTGATCTTCGGCTCCGGGGGGTTTGAACAGAACCAGGCTTTGCGCGAGCGCTACCTACCACAGCCCACCCTGCGTGACTGGAGCGCCACGCCACCGGGCAACAACACCGGTGCTGCGTTGCAAGCCGGTATCGAACTGGGTGCGGCGACCGCCCTGATGGATTGGGCCTGGTGGGCGCCGACCATTACCGTGCCCGGCGAAGAAAAACCCCGTGGGATATTTGCCGAGCGGGCGTTCCCTGGTGCCATCGTGGTCAACAGCCTGGGCCGGCGCTTTGTCAATGAGGCAGCGCCGTACCTGGAATTTGTCGACGCCATGTACCGCGACAACCAGCACACCGGCGGCAAGTCGATCCCATCCTGGGTGATCTTCGACGGCCATTTTCGCTTCAACTACGCCATGGGGCCGTTGATGCCGGCCCAGGTCATGCCCGACAGCCGACTGCGCAAGGAATGGCTCAATACCTTGTATTTCAAGGCTGACAGCCTGGCGGCGCTGGCGGCGCAGATCGGCGTCGACCGCGCAGGGCTCGAGCAGACCGTGCAGAAGATGAACGCCTACGCCCGCAGCGGCGTCGATGCCGACTTCGGCCGTGGCGGTAACGTGTTCGACCGTTATTACGGCGACAGCAACGTCAAACCCAACCCGTGCCTGGCGCCCCTGAGCAAGGGGCCGTACTACGCGATGCGCCTGGACGCTGGCGATATCGGCACCAAAGGTGGGCTATTGACCAACGAACACGCCCAGGTTGTGAGCCAGGACGGCGAGGTCATTCCTGGCCTATATGCCATTGGCAACTGCTCGGCGTCGGTCATGGGCACCAGCTATCCCGGTGCGGGCGGCACCCTGGGGCCGGCCATGACGTTCGGCTATATCGCGGCCTATCACATTGCTGCCAACCGTTGA